One Dreissena polymorpha isolate Duluth1 chromosome 9, UMN_Dpol_1.0, whole genome shotgun sequence genomic window carries:
- the LOC127843948 gene encoding caveolin-1-like has translation MADKVDLMNRDPNHLNDHIKVQFEDVLAEPEGAHSIDCVWKLAYTCFSCWLGLCYKISTLLCGICIAAEWGCEFASVAFYHVWFITPMLKMCEMNCAVFSKMTRTCLSCCIEPCCEACGQFFHNFKK, from the exons ATGGCCGATAAAGTTGATCTCATGAACCGCGATCCCAATCACCTGAACGATCACATCAAG GTTCAATTCGAAGACGTCCTCGCAGAACCGGAAGGAGCGCACTCGATCGATTGCGTCTGGAAGCTCGCGTACACGTGCTTCTCGTGCTGGCTCGGACTCTGTTACAAGATTTCTACGCTATTGTGTGGCATCTGCATCGCCGCTGAGTGGGGTTGCGAGTTCGCCTCAGTCGCCTTCTACCATGTCTGGTTCATCACACCAATGTTGAAGATGTGCGAGATGAACTGCGCTGTTTTCTCAAAGATGACCCGCACTTGTCTCTCGTGCTGCATTGAACCGTGCTGTGAGGCGTGTGGTCAATTCTTCCACAATTTCAAGAAATAG
- the LOC127846075 gene encoding uncharacterized protein LOC127846075 produces MAHYTREDMASVSRHLFKVLDVAGASEYVRHTRQHKALVGDVLASLTNVIERSDVAIYTFGSMSEGTTTPGMNSDTDIMMCFRIYPVFETSDDVRFDDMNVRYRTEHGDADYTYLIMLSDEETPIGFCKLEFMSAVDTEPIDPDLFFNICMDINGRFVITNSCMVDAMDQDERNGPAATTFKRPGFTDLDYIPSFRCAKWPSVAEEFLTRKRKYGFPSTDMAGDFGSFGIFFVPTGHSETQEKHLQWRLSFSLQERKIMLNLNPTQFKCYILLKMVKEDFVKPVVPGKSLTSYQCKTSIFWSIEQTHPSIWVESNLVACFVKCLHLLKIWIRNGFVPNFFMPPVSIWKGSKQICKMTP; encoded by the exons ATGGCGCATTATACCAGAGAAGATATGGCCTCTGTCTCGAGGCACTTGTTTAAAGTCCTCGATGTTGCCGGAGCTTCTGAATACGTCCGACATACCAGGCAACATAAAGCGCTTGTTGGCGATGTTCTTGCAAGTCTTACGAACGTCATAGAGAGAAGTGATGTTGCTATTTATACTTTCGGGAGCATGTCTGAAGGAACTACCACCCCGGGAATGAATTCTGATACTGATATAATGATGTGTTTTCGAATATACCCGGTGTTTGAAACGAGCGACGATGTACGCTTCGATGACATGAACGTCAGGTACAGAACGGAACATGGCGATGCCGATTATACATATCTTATAATGCTCAGTGACGAAGAAACGCCGATAGGTTTCTGTAAACTGGAATTCATGTCCGCAGTTGACACAGAACCGATAGACCCGGacttgttttttaatatatgcatggACATTAACGGACGATTTGTGATCACAAACAGTTGCATGGTAGACGCCATGGACCAGGATGAAAGGAACGGACCTGCTGCTACAACCTTTAAACGACCTGGTTTTACTGATCTCGACTATATTCCTTCTTTCCGATGCGCAAAGTGGCCATCAGTTGCAGAGGAATTTTTGACAAGGAAGCGAAAGTATGGGTTTCCAAGTACAGACATGGCCGGGGATTTCGGTTCATTCGGTATATTTTTTGTGCCCACGGGACATTCTGAAACACAAGAGAAGCATCTACAATGGCGATTGTCGTTTTCCCTACAGGAACGCAAAATCATGCTGAATTTGAACCCAACACAGTTTAAATGTTACATTCTTTTGAAAATGGTGAAGGAAGACTTTGTCAAACCTGTAGTTCCTGGCAAGTCACTCACCTCATATCAGTGCAAAACAAGCATTTTTTGGTCAATTGAGCAAACTCACCCATCGATATGGGTGGAAAGCAATTTAGTTGCGTGTTTTGTGAAATGTTTGCATTTGCTTAAGATCTGGATTCGGAATGGATTCGTCCCAAATTTTTTCATGCCACCGGTAAGCATTTGGAAGGGAAgcaaacaaatatgcaaaatg ACCCCATAG
- the LOC127843590 gene encoding uncharacterized protein LOC127843590, with protein MPDHAEESDNYFREAKRTLHLSVHRLHYSFICETAYHWIGLLQHVSAGDDLDTCITYHRRLIGLLRNTTKMSEMTSQQLNYVQQASEYVLPFLLTSYGSQLASKSLLQPNGDTYEQAMAHLKTGQHSDALSGSIKLAAILYAMEKYEDCLKLLNDKEREIAPDLITIGMCGRKREDFTHTVLINDRLVNKIINNKMTSSEVLRENTCACVIFLPSEMPLIPKELQYELFRSFCSETEFSQDVNFWFDFVAVDSKVLLYYMLYLVHKKLGHRRDRNDAFLFLNIFLEKDFNLCHAETGFNLVGTILRDMGHLESAMSLFKDSWTKRPDHNAAKWQALITCYLYYRTVTEEDFKIEQESLESEEHTEHEVDDVENEAENEENIIYQRCEGV; from the exons ATGCCAGATCATGCTGAAGAAAGCGATAATTATTTTCGAGAAGCTAAACGGACACTGCATTTGTCTGTTCACAGGCTGCACTATTCGTTTATCTGTGAAACAGCATACCATTGGATTGGTCTGCTACAACACGTTAGTGCGGGTGACGATcttgatacatgtataacatatcaCAGGAGACTTATCGGGCTCTTGCGAAATACCACCAAGATGAGCGAAATGACGTCACAGCAATTAAATTACGTTCAGCAAGCCAGTGAATATGTTCTTCCATTCCTACTCACTAGTTATGGCTCGCAGCTTGCATCTAAATCGTTGTTGCAGCCCAATGGCGACACATACGAACAGGCGATGGCGCATTTAAAAACTGGCCAACACTCAG ACGCACTTTCGGGATCAATTAAACTAGCCGCTATCCTGTATGCTATGGAAAAGTATGAAGACTGTTTGAAGCTACTCAATGACAAAGAAAGAGAGATTGCTCCGGATCTTATTACTATCGGTATGTGTGGCAGAAAGAGGGAAGATTTTACGCACACAGTCTTGATCAATGATAGACTCGTGAACAAAATCATtaacaacaaaatgacgtcatcggAAGTGTTACGCGAGAATACGTGTGCATGCGTCATATTTCTGCCATCAGAAATGCCTTTAATTCCAAAAGAACTCCAATACGAGTTGTTCCGCTCCTTTTGTTCTGAG ACCGAATTTAGCCAAGATGTGAATTTTTGGTTTGATTTCGTTGCCGTCGACTCTAAAGTTCTTTTGTACTACATGCTCTACCTGGTCCACAAGAAGTTGGGACACAGACGTGACAGGAACGATGCATTTTTGTTCTTGAACATTTTTTTGGAGAAAGACTTCAACCTGTGTCATGCTGAGACTGGCTTTAATTTAGTGGGAACAATTCTAAGAGATATGGGTCACTTGGAGTCAGCAATGTCTTTATTCAAAGATTCCTGGACGAAAAGGCCTGACCATAATGCAGCAAAATGGCAGGCGCTTATAACGTGTTACCTTTACTACAGGACTGTAACAGAAGAGGATTTCAAAATAGAGCAAGAGTCATTGGAATCGGAAGAACATACAGAGCATGAGGTTGACGATGTGGAAAATGAAGCTGAAAACGAAGAAAATATTATTTACCAGCGATGTGAGGGTGTTTAA